Part of the uncultured Desulfobacter sp. genome, TGAAAGAAGCTCTACTTTTTTTGATCGAGAACGGTCATAAGGGCTATCGTCAACGATCAGGACCGATTCACGATTTTCATCGGTCAATCGATCGAAAAACTGGTACAGTTTGATACCAACAGACAAAAGTAAGCGCCTCCAGTTAGAGTGCCTTCCCTTAAGAACTTCATATGCAGCGTCTTTACCAAATGACACGTCGTCATTGATTACAATTCCCCTAAAGAAATCTTTTTGCAGGAATGGTAATGTAAATATAGCCATAATCAATGAACGAACACTATACCCATGACGTTTTCGGACACCACATCGGTGCAAAGATGTAGCAATGGAAAATTTGCTGAAAAAGTCATCAATTTTGCCTAAAATCTGAATGTCCGTTTGAGTTTTTGTTTCAATATTGGTATGTATCATGTGAGCCCTTACTGTTTGATATTATTGTATTTTTTGACGAATTTATTATATATCAAACAGCTGGGCTCTACAAGTTTTTATGTTATAAATTCAATTAGTTGACAGGATCGGTGGTCTGTTTCAATGAATCCCGAAAGTTGAGTTAATAAAGAAGAAGACCGGGGAAACTTCCGGCAAATGAAAAAATTTGAAAAATCGACATTATATCTAAGATTAAAATCCCCAAACGGCGGATTCAGCGAGGGACCGGTTTTTGAATATGCCGGCCGCCTCAAATCAAAACCGGCATCCCAAAGGGATATCCACCATCCGTCCGGCATTGCCCCCCCCTCCACGTTAACAATTGTTGAAGAAAAACCGTTACCGGACAGGGAAGGGCTTTTCCCAATGCCGATGATCGTCACGGCTCACAACACCCTGGTACGGACCGGGCCAGGGAAAGACTACCGGTATTTGGTTGGAAAAAAAAAGGGGGATATTGTCTTTGCCATAAAACAAAAAGGGGAATGGAATAAAATTCAACTTTCGGAATCCACAAGCGGATTCATCCATTCGGGGCTGTTAGAACCCTTTGCGCCTTCAAGCCAGGTACAATAATCAATCACGCGAATTTTACAAGCGCAGAAAAACAATACCCAATGGTCCGAAGTGTTTTGATGGGGGCATCTTTGCCTGTTTCATCCCGGATCTTACTGCGCAGGCGGGTAATCATCACATAAAGGGCTCGCTCGCCATAGGTGCCGGTTGCCTCATAGTTAAGCGCCTTTAAAAACACGCTCCGGCATACTGCGTTCGGATATTCCTGGACCAAAACCCTGACAAAATCGGACTCTTTTACCGTCAGATCAATTGCTCTGCCAATGGGGTTTGAAAGTACCAATTGCGCGGCATTGAATTCCCATTCCCCAAGGGCCTCATCCTCACTATTTTGAATTTCGGCCTTGCCCAGGCGGTTCAGCAAATTGTTGATTGATGCCTCAAGCTCCCTGATGTGAACGGGTTTTACAAAATAATAATCCGCCCCGCACTCATACCCCTTAACCTTATCATTGATTGTATCCCTTGCCGTCATCACAATGATTCCCAACTGGGTGTTTTCACGAAGATGATGAACAATCTCAAATCCGGATTTGTCGGGCAGGTTAATATCTATAATTGCAACATCAATTTTATATCAAAGACTGGATAAGTTGCTCAAATTTTTCAAACTTTGTTGTGGGCTGAGCCCGTCAAATGATATGTCAGGCCCGCCCGCAGCTGTTATAAAGGCAGCCTGACAACAACCTTTGTTCCTTTTCCCAATTTGGAGGAAATACTGACATTGCCGCCATGTTGCTCCACCACCTTTTTTACAAGATAGAGCCCGACACCGGCACCTGGGATTTCCCGAACAGAACCAGCACGGTAATATTTTTCAAAAATACGGTGCAGTTCATCTTTATGAATACCGATACCATTGTCCTTGATACGTATGACTGCGTTATCCTGGGTTTTATCAAGAAAGATTTCCACCGCGGCCTTATGTTTAGAATATTTGCAGGCATTGCTAAGTATATTTCCAATGGCAATCCCCATCATATCGGGATCCGCTTTCATAAAAATCCGGGTTGAGTCAGAATGAAACACAATCTCATTTTCCGGCGCCCTGTCTTGGGCATATTCTATGGCTGTTAAAATAATATTATTCAAATCCACAGCTTCAAGATGGGATGAAATTCCCTTTTCTGAAATCCGCTTTTCATGCAGGGCTGTATTAAAAATGTCCACCAGCCTTTCCGAAGATTTTTTTAAATCATCCAACTGCGGTTTGACACTTGGATATACGGCCCCGGGCAGCTTCATCTCCATAAGCTCAATACTTGAAATAATTACCGACATGGGTGTACGGTACTCATGGGAAATCATATCTATGAAATTGACATTTTGTTTAACAGCCTCCCTTTGGGCGGCCAATGCCTTTTGAGCCCGTTTTTTTTCTATATTTAAACTGCGATTCCAAAAAGCAATGCCGGTAAGAACAAACAAAGAAGCGGCAGCACCCCCCCACACCAGCGTGTAGTTGATTCCTTTTTCATATTTAACAGAGATCCATTTATCCAGAATTTTTTTCTTCTCTGCGTCGCCGATACTGCCGACCACTTTCTGTAGAATCCGGGCCAGTAACTTATTCTCTCGTCTGGTGGCCATACAGAATTCTTCATTGAACGTAACTACTCGCCCCAATCGGAATCGACGTCGGGAACTTCGCTGGCCAAAGCCAGCTGAATGGCAACCAGCGGATTCACCCCTTTGTTTGCCATGGTTTGCAGATAACTCGGAATCCGACAATAAGCATCGGCATATCGTTGGTGTCTAAAACACCCTGATACTTTCTGTTTAACCTTTGCCATTCGAAGATCACGCTCTGCCCGGTTATTGGTGAAAGGAACATATGGCTCCTTGGCAAACAGCAAAACAGCAGTTTCATGTTCTTTCAGCCTTTCCCAAAGGTTGTGGGCATCTGACTTGGCCATTTTACCACGTTTGCCTTTTGGTTTCGGCGGGATTTCCGGCAGCTCTTTATCTCCTCGTGTAAGAATGTTGCGGTAACGCTTCTGCAAATTCGCGTATTCTTTCTTTGTAAGACATTTATCTTCTCGTTTGGCTATTTTCCGGCAAGTCTCCTGCAACAATTTTTGCTTATTGCGGGCCCACCTGTACTGATTGGAATCGACAATCGCCTCCTTACCCCGCTTTCGATGAAGTAGCTTTAGCGTGATTCCTCCGGAAGAATACACATGTATCCAGTGATTTTTTCGATTCACCCGGAAGGATGTCTCATCAACATGAATGGATGGAGCCTGAAGGATACTCTCAATTGATTTGGCTTCCCATTGTTCAAGTGCTTGGTAAAGCCGCCAGACAAATTTGAGAAGGGTCGCTTCAGAAATAACCGCCCCGATCATGGCGGAAATCTGTTTTTGAACCCGGTTAAGGGCAACCATCTGGCTGATGATCAAGTGGATGGCGAATGCCTTGAGCCCAGTTCCGTATTGTAAGGGGCCAGGCATATCCTCAGGAAAGTCTGCCTTTACCTCCGCGGCACAGTTGGGGCATTGTTTGATTTGGGTGCGGCTCTTTTGAAACATATGAAAGCCATGGTCATTAAAGGTGTTCAGGGTTGTTAGTCTTATTTTTATGCTGCTTTCCAGCAAGATAATTCATTTGTCAGTGACTATCTGATGTAAATTGCAAAAATTTCCTGGACAGCGAGTCA contains:
- a CDS encoding response regulator transcription factor, coding for MDVAIIDINLPDKSGFEIVHHLRENTQLGIIVMTARDTINDKVKGYECGADYYFVKPVHIRELEASINNLLNRLGKAEIQNSEDEALGEWEFNAAQLVLSNPIGRAIDLTVKESDFVRVLVQEYPNAVCRSVFLKALNYEATGTYGERALYVMITRLRSKIRDETGKDAPIKTLRTIGYCFSALVKFA
- a CDS encoding transposase, whose translation is MFQKSRTQIKQCPNCAAEVKADFPEDMPGPLQYGTGLKAFAIHLIISQMVALNRVQKQISAMIGAVISEATLLKFVWRLYQALEQWEAKSIESILQAPSIHVDETSFRVNRKNHWIHVYSSGGITLKLLHRKRGKEAIVDSNQYRWARNKQKLLQETCRKIAKREDKCLTKKEYANLQKRYRNILTRGDKELPEIPPKPKGKRGKMAKSDAHNLWERLKEHETAVLLFAKEPYVPFTNNRAERDLRMAKVKQKVSGCFRHQRYADAYCRIPSYLQTMANKGVNPLVAIQLALASEVPDVDSDWGE
- a CDS encoding ATP-binding protein yields the protein MATRRENKLLARILQKVVGSIGDAEKKKILDKWISVKYEKGINYTLVWGGAAASLFVLTGIAFWNRSLNIEKKRAQKALAAQREAVKQNVNFIDMISHEYRTPMSVIISSIELMEMKLPGAVYPSVKPQLDDLKKSSERLVDIFNTALHEKRISEKGISSHLEAVDLNNIILTAIEYAQDRAPENEIVFHSDSTRIFMKADPDMMGIAIGNILSNACKYSKHKAAVEIFLDKTQDNAVIRIKDNGIGIHKDELHRIFEKYYRAGSVREIPGAGVGLYLVKKVVEQHGGNVSISSKLGKGTKVVVRLPL